A segment of the Odoribacter splanchnicus DSM 20712 genome:
CCCTTTTGCAAAGGATTAATATCGAGAAAAGCATAATAATACTCATCCTCAGCTACTTTATAAGAAGGAATTTCTCCTTTCACGATTTTAGAAAAAATTGAAGCCATAACAAATCGCATTTTACAGACTGATATCCATAATTTCGAATTCCATTTCACCGGCAGGTACCTTCACCATCACTTTATCTCCTAATTTCTTTCCGACCAAAGCCTGTGCAATCGGTGTATGGATAGATAACTTCCCTTCCTTGAAATTTGCTTCAGTTTCAGAAACCAGAGTATAAGTCATTGTTGCTCCGGTTTTCGTATTTTTGATCGTCACCTTATTCAACATCTGTACTTTAGATGTATCGATCTGTGACTCATCGATCACCCGACAGGTCGCGATGGTATCTTTCAGTTGGGCTATTTTTGCTTCCAAAAGCCCCTGGGCATCTTTGGCTGCATCATATTCTGCATTTTCTGAAATATCGCCTTTTTCGATAGCTTCTCCAATAGCCTTGGAAATTTTCGGACGTTCTACATTCTGCAATCTTTCCAATTCCTCCTGTAGTTTCTTCAATCCCTCTTTTGTTACATAAGACACTTTGTTGCTCATAACCGTTTATTTAACATTTATTTTATACATAAAAAAATAAATGACACTTATCCTCCAATAAGTGCCTTTATTAAAAAGAATTCCTGTTGATACTAGGAATCCTCACCTCCGATTACAAAGATATGACCTTTTTTCGGAATAAAAAATTTTTTCAGCAAAATTATACAAACGTTTCCACTTCAGAATTTCTTCGTTTCGCCCCTAATCTCACTCTTTATCAATATTTTTCTCTTTCAATACCCTTCAAAATACCGGCTTGTTTTCAGACCAGCCTTGTAAATAACCGGATAGATAGTTCCTCTTTTATACATAAACTTTTCAGAAGTTATAAAATAAAAAGGGAATCATTTGCATATAAAAATAACTTTTCCTACATTTGCACCTCGATAAAAACGTACACAGTCTCTTATACGAAAGACTCCGTGATAATACTGTGTCCGATAAATGGATTTTTAAAATTTGAAATAATGGATTTAATTAAAGTTGCAGAACAGGCATTTGCCGCTGAGAACCCAGTAGAGCATCCTTCATTCAACACAGGTGACACAGTAAGCGTTCACTACAAAATTGTCGAAGGAAATAAAGAGCGTATCCAGGTATTCCGTGGTGTAGTTATCCAAGTCAAAGGAACCGGAAGCACTAAAACTTTCACTGTTCGTAAAATGTCAGGAAATGTCGGTGTTGAAAGAATTTTCCCGATAGAATCACCGTTTATCAAAGAAATCGAAGTAAACAAAGTCGGAAAAGTAAGACGTGCCCGGATTTATTATTTCCGTAATCTTACCGGTAAGAAAGCCAAAATCAAAGAAAAGAGATCTTAAGATCAAGTTAAAAATAAAAAAAGCTCTGCGTTGCAGGGCTTTTTTTATTTCCTATCTTTGTCAAATCTTTAAGGAATATTTTATCGTATCAACAAAGACAGAATCATCACAACAATAAAAAATACATTATGGAGAATACTGAAATTATTCAAAAAGCCAGAGCCAAAGCCGAAATGTGGCTGAACGATGCCTACGACAAAGCTACCCGTACAGAAGTAGAACGCCTGTTGAATGCCAGTGACCCGACCGAATTGATCGACTCATTTTACAACGATCTGGAATTCGGTACCGGTGGGTTACGCGGAATTATGGGTGTGGGGAGCAACCGGATGAATATTTATACGGTAGGTGCCGCTACCCAAGGTTTCGCCAATTATATTAACCGGCTGTTCCCGGGAGAAAATAATTCAGTATGTATAGGCCACGATTGCCGCCATCATTCGCGGGAATATGCAGAAACGACTGCAGCGATCTTTTCAGCCAACGGCATTACAGCTTATCTTTTCGAATCGCTGCGTCCGACACCGGAAATGTCGTTTGCTATCCGTGAATTGGGATGTAAAGGAGGAGTCATCATTACCGCTTCACACAACCCGAAAGAATATAACGGTTATAAGGCTTACTGGAATGATGGTTCACAGTTAGTTCCCCCTCACGATAAAAATGTGATCGACGAAGTAAAAAAAGTGAAGGTCACCGATATTAAGTTCACGGCTGTCCCGGATAAAATCAAGACTCTTGGCGAAGATTTTGACCAGAAATTCCTGAATACAGTAAAAACCCTGAGTTTATCTCCGGAAGCCATTCAACATCAGCACGACTTGAAAATTGTTTTTACTCCCTTACATGGTACCACTTATAAATTAGTGCCTGCTTCTTTACGTAATTGGGGGTTCACCAATATCACCACTATCCCGGAACAGATGATTACCGACGGTGATTTTCCAACCGTAGCTTCTGCAAATCCGGAAGAACCGGCAGCCTTCAAGATGGCATTGGATAAAGCCCGGGAGATCGATGCCGACCTGGCTATGGCTTGTGATCCGGACGGTGACCGTATCGGTATCGCTGTTAAAGACGACCGGGGCGAGTGGATTCTACTCAACGGCAACCAGACCAACATTA
Coding sequences within it:
- the greA gene encoding transcription elongation factor GreA; amino-acid sequence: MSNKVSYVTKEGLKKLQEELERLQNVERPKISKAIGEAIEKGDISENAEYDAAKDAQGLLEAKIAQLKDTIATCRVIDESQIDTSKVQMLNKVTIKNTKTGATMTYTLVSETEANFKEGKLSIHTPIAQALVGKKLGDKVMVKVPAGEMEFEIMDISL
- the rplS gene encoding 50S ribosomal protein L19, with translation MDLIKVAEQAFAAENPVEHPSFNTGDTVSVHYKIVEGNKERIQVFRGVVIQVKGTGSTKTFTVRKMSGNVGVERIFPIESPFIKEIEVNKVGKVRRARIYYFRNLTGKKAKIKEKRS
- a CDS encoding phospho-sugar mutase, with translation MENTEIIQKARAKAEMWLNDAYDKATRTEVERLLNASDPTELIDSFYNDLEFGTGGLRGIMGVGSNRMNIYTVGAATQGFANYINRLFPGENNSVCIGHDCRHHSREYAETTAAIFSANGITAYLFESLRPTPEMSFAIRELGCKGGVIITASHNPKEYNGYKAYWNDGSQLVPPHDKNVIDEVKKVKVTDIKFTAVPDKIKTLGEDFDQKFLNTVKTLSLSPEAIQHQHDLKIVFTPLHGTTYKLVPASLRNWGFTNITTIPEQMITDGDFPTVASANPEEPAAFKMALDKAREIDADLAMACDPDGDRIGIAVKDDRGEWILLNGNQTNIIFTWYIIQRRKALGLLKGNEYTGKTIVTSELIKDIAEKNGIPCYDVYTGFKWIADMIRKKGAEGYIGAGEESFGFMPGSFTRDKDAVSSTSLMAEIAAWAKDQGKTLFGILESIYAEYGFSQEKMVYIVRKGLTGAQEIKDMMNNLRHNTPKTINNSEIIIKKDYATLQEINLKTGETKTMDFPTTSDVLQFFLADGCKISVRPSGTEPKIKFYFEARATMKNVNDFHKAQAEALAKIDAMMADLKIN